One genomic window of Quercus lobata isolate SW786 chromosome 9, ValleyOak3.0 Primary Assembly, whole genome shotgun sequence includes the following:
- the LOC115960709 gene encoding benzyl alcohol O-benzoyltransferase-like, which yields MAPPATSLVFTVRRCKPELVAPAKPTPHEFKQLSDIDDQEGLRFQIPVIQFYKYDPSMQGRDPVRVIREALAKTLVFYYPLAGRLREGPGRKLVVECTGEGIVFIEADADVTLEQFGDALQPPFPCWEELLFDVPGSGEVLNCPLLLIQVTRLKCGGFIFALRLNHTMSDAAGLVQFMSAVGEIARGASCPSILPVWQRRLLDARDPPRVTFAHREYDEVADTKGTLIPLDDMSHKSFFFGPTEVSALRKFVPHHLSKCSTFELLTACLWRCRTIAIQPDPNEEVRIICIVDARSKFNPPLTTGYYGNGFAFPVAVTTTEKLCKNPLSYALELVKKAKNEVNEEYMRSVADMMVIRGRPHFTVVRTYLVSDLTRAGFKDVDFGWGKPVYGGAAKGGVGAIPGVASFLIPFKNNMGEDGIVVPICLPAPAMEIFVKELDGLLKGQPEIGNSKFIVSSL from the exons ATGGCGCCACCAGCCACCTCTCTAGTGTTTACAGTAAGAAGGTGCAAACCAGAATTGGTTGCTCCTGCTAAGCCCACACCACATGAATTCAAACAACTTTCTGATATTGATGACCAAGAGGGTCTTCGATTTCAAATCCCAGTCATACAGTTCTATAAATATGATCCCTCAATGCAAGGTAGAGACCCTGTGAGAGTCATTAGAGAGGCACTTGCAAAAACACTTGTGTTTTACTACCCACTTGCTGGTAGGCTTAGGGAAGGACCTGGCCGAAAGCTTGTAGTAGAATGTACTGGTGAGGGTATCGTGTTTATTGAGGCCGATGCTGATGTTACACTTGAACAGTTTGGTGATGCACTTCAACCACCATTTCCATGCTGGGAGGAGCTCCTTTTTGATGTTCCTGGCTCTGGAGAGGTCCTTAATTGCCCATTATTGCTTATTCAG GTGACGCGCCTTAAGTGCGGTGGTTTCATCTTCGCCCTACGTCTCAACCACACAATGAGCGATGCAGCCGGATTAGTCCAATTCATGAGCGCTGTGGGCGAGATAGCGCGTGGTGCAAGCTGCCCATCCATTTTACCAGTATGGCAAAGACGTCTCCTTGACGCGCGTGACCCACCGCGTGTAACATTCGCGCACCGTGAATACGACGAAGTTGCTGACACAAAGGGCACACTTATTCCTCTCGACGACATGTCGCACAAGTCCTTCTTCTTTGGACCCACCGAAGTTTCTGCACTCCGTAAATTTGTGCCACACCACCTAAGCAAATGCTCCACATTTGAGTTACTCACAGCTTGTCTCTGGCGTTGTCGCACCATAGCTATCCAACCCGACCCGAACGAGGAGGTCCGCATTATTTGCATAGTTGACGCACGTTCGAAATTTAACCCTCCTTTAACAACCGGTTATTACGGTAACGGCTTTGCATTTCCAGTGGCAGTTACAACTACTGAGAAACTGTGTAAAAATCCATTGAGTTACGCTTTGGAATTggtaaagaaagcaaagaaCGAGGTAAATGAGGAGTATATGCGATCGGTGGCTGATATGATGGTGATTAGGGGTAGGCCCCACTTCACTGTGGTGAGAACCTACCTTGTGTCAGATTTGACACGTGCCGGGTTTAAAGATGTGGATTTTGGGTGGGGCAAACCGGTTTATGGTGGGGCAGCCAAAGGTGGGGTTGGGGCTATTCCTGGTGTGGCTAGCTTTTTAATTCCTTTCAAGAACAATATGGGAGAAGATGGGATTGTTGTCCCAATTTGCTTGCCAGCTCCAGCTATGGAAATATTCGTAAAGGAGTTGGATGGGTTATTGAAGGGCCAGCCAGAGATTGGCAATTCCAAGTTTATTGTCTCTAGCCTGTAA
- the LOC115961117 gene encoding uncharacterized protein LOC115961117 has translation MAEALLKAQKYMNAEEALEAIDGADKSREKKKEKEDDRRGLKRDRADRRNDDGNRRREDKNPRPSKFTPLVMPVDQILTEIRDEPSLKSPKPLHSAPGLRDKRKYCRFHKDHGHYTEDCRDLKEQIEELIRNGNLQQYVKRGDFERYEQKSQPVNTRRDEDRPQPRPQNALGEIKTIAGGPTTGGSFKSLRKSYQRQVNSVHSIPPSKQRCTSEDLHFSEEDARSVKQPHDDPLVIMIMIEGFNTRRVGMLDPKRLRPFESPLVSFSGDKVYPRGIVTLTVTAGSYPLQVTNQHNFLIVDSPSSYNVIIGRPMLNRWKAAISTYCLKVKFPIEHGIGEIKGDQVLARECYHAVLVSKENHTWTIEEKTPEIMEILETVDLAEGNPPKTTQIGTSMSQKTKGEIVSFLKSNLDIFAWSHEDMSGIPTSLIQHHLNVDPGKKPVQRKRRVFAPE, from the exons ATGGCCGAGGCACTGTTGAAAGctcagaagtacatgaacgcggaaGAAGCCCTGGAAGCTATTGACGGAGCAGATAAGAgtagggaaaagaagaaagaaaaggaggacgATCGAAGAGGGCTAAAACGGGATCGGGCCGACAGACGGAATGACGATGGAAATCGAAGGAGAGAGGACAAAAACCCTCGTCCATCAAAGTTCACCCCGCTGGTGATGCCAGTAGATCAAATTCTAACAGAAATAAGGGATGAACCATCCCTAAAGTCGCCAAAACCACTCCATTCAGCACCTGGATTGCGCGACAAGAGGAAATACTGCCGTTTCCATAAAGATCATGGGCATTACACGGAGGACTGCAGGGACCTAAAAGAACAGATTGAGGAGCTCATCCGTAATGGGAACCTACAACAGTATGTAAAAAGGGGGGATTTCGAAAGGTACGAACAGAAAAGCCAGCCAGTTAATACACGAAGAGACGAAGATCGCCCCCAACCTCGTCCACAAAACGCACTAGGGGAAATAAAGACCATCGCCGGGGGACCAACTACCGGAGGATCATTCAAGTCTCTCAGGAAATCATACCAAAGACAAGTAAACAGCGTCCACAGCATACCACCATCAAAGCAAAGATGCACCAGTGAGGACTTGCATTTTTCTGAGGAAGATGCCAGAAGTGTGAAGCAGCCCCATGATGACCCGCTCGTCATTATGATCATGATCGAGGGGTTCAACACGCGAagagtagggatg CTGGACCCAAAAAGGCTCCGTCCTTTTGAGTCTCCCCTCGTCAGTTTCAGCGGAGACAAAGTATACCCCAGAGGAATCGTGACGTTAACAGTAACGGCCGGGTCATACCCCCTTCAGGTAACCAACCAGCACAATTTCCTGATAGTAGACTCACCCTCGTCCTACAATGTGATCATTGGGAGACCAATGCTTAATCGCTGGAAGGCTGCTATCTCCACCTACTGCTTAAAGGTGAAGTTCCCAATAGAACATGGTATCGGGGAGATTAAGGGAGATCAAGTACTGGCAAGAGAATGCTACCATGCCGTCCTGGTCTCAAAAGAAAACCATACGTGGACAATTGAGGAGAAGACGCCAGAGATTATGGAGATACTTGAAACGGTAGATCTGGCTGAAGGGAATCCTCCAAAGACGACCCAAATAGGGACGAGCATGAGTCAAAAGACGAAAGGCGAAATCGTCAGCTTTCTGAAGAGCAACCTTGATATATTCGCCTGGAGCCACGAGGATATGTCAGGGATCCCAACAAGCCTCATCCAGCATCACCTAAATGTTGATCCGGGGAAGAAACCTGTCCAGCGGAAAAGGAGAGTCTTTGCTCCCGAGTGA